One genomic window of Lysobacterales bacterium includes the following:
- the lspA gene encoding signal peptidase II produces MSAGAVARAPDHALAWLWLALAVLVADLASKEIALAMLAHGQPVPVLPVLNWTLVFNPGAAFSFLGDAGGWQRWLFSGLAAVVSVLLVVWLRQTPRQQRWLAAAYALILGGAVGNLVDRLRHGHVVDFVDVHWRGWHFPAFNVADAAITCGAAILIAVLLFGPRESRHG; encoded by the coding sequence ATGAGTGCGGGCGCCGTGGCACGGGCGCCGGACCACGCGCTCGCCTGGCTGTGGCTGGCTCTTGCCGTGCTGGTTGCCGACCTCGCCAGCAAGGAGATCGCCCTGGCGATGCTGGCGCACGGTCAGCCGGTACCGGTGCTTCCGGTCCTCAACTGGACCCTGGTCTTCAATCCCGGCGCCGCCTTCAGCTTCCTGGGCGACGCCGGCGGTTGGCAGCGCTGGCTGTTCAGCGGCCTGGCTGCCGTGGTCAGCGTGCTGCTGGTGGTCTGGCTGCGCCAGACGCCGCGCCAGCAGCGCTGGCTGGCCGCGGCTTACGCCCTGATCCTGGGCGGCGCGGTCGGCAACCTGGTCGATCGCCTCCGTCATGGTCATGTCGTCGATTTCGTCGACGTGCACTGGCGCGGCTGGCACTTCCCGGCATTCAACGTCGCCGATGCCGCGATCACCTGCGGCGCCGCGATCCTGATCGCCGTGCTGCTTTTCGGGCCGCGCGAGTCGCGGCACGGTTGA
- the rsfS gene encoding ribosome silencing factor — MRDSVVAALEDLKAVDIKAIDVRGRTSVTDHIVVASGTSNRHVKSIADEVVRQLKAAGAALLGVEGEREGEWVLVDLGDVVVHVMLPRVREFYGLERLWSVTEEARQNAAGA; from the coding sequence ATGCGCGACAGCGTGGTGGCCGCCCTGGAGGACCTCAAGGCGGTCGACATCAAAGCCATCGACGTGCGCGGCCGGACCAGCGTGACCGACCACATCGTGGTTGCCTCCGGCACCTCCAACCGCCACGTCAAGTCGATCGCCGACGAGGTCGTCCGCCAGCTCAAGGCCGCTGGCGCCGCCCTGCTGGGCGTCGAGGGCGAGCGCGAGGGCGAGTGGGTGCTGGTCGACCTGGGCGATGTCGTCGTGCACGTGATGCTGCCGCGGGTTCGCGAGTTCTACGGCCTGGAGCGGCTGTGGAGCGTCACCGAGGAAGCCCGCCAGAACGCCGCCGGCGCATGA
- the nadD gene encoding nicotinate-nucleotide adenylyltransferase, with translation MNGAVGQGATGPVAVFGGTFDPVHYGHLRVAWEVAERLDCEVRLMPSGRPPHRGQPGAPPEQRAAMLALALAGQDRLRLDRRELDRRGNSYSVDTLLALREELGPARPLVFVLGADAFRALPGWHRWQELTGLAHLLAMTRPRQRLDRLDPDLHAAMAGRWTGRVDLLQREPAGRVMVQRVTPLAVSSSLIRAALAAGRSPRFLLPQAVLEHIQAHGLYRS, from the coding sequence ATGAACGGCGCGGTCGGGCAGGGCGCAACCGGCCCGGTCGCGGTGTTCGGCGGCACCTTCGATCCGGTCCACTACGGCCACCTGCGCGTCGCCTGGGAGGTCGCCGAACGCCTGGACTGCGAGGTGCGCCTGATGCCGTCCGGGCGGCCGCCGCACCGCGGCCAGCCGGGCGCGCCCCCGGAGCAACGGGCCGCCATGCTGGCGCTCGCCCTTGCCGGCCAGGACCGCTTGCGCCTTGACCGGCGCGAGCTGGACCGCAGGGGCAACAGCTACAGCGTCGACACCTTGCTGGCATTGCGCGAGGAGCTGGGACCGGCGCGCCCGCTGGTGTTCGTGCTGGGCGCCGATGCCTTCCGCGCGCTGCCGGGGTGGCATCGCTGGCAGGAGCTGACCGGGCTGGCGCACCTGCTGGCCATGACCCGGCCCCGGCAGCGCCTGGACCGCCTGGACCCCGACCTGCACGCGGCCATGGCCGGCCGCTGGACCGGCCGGGTCGACCTGCTGCAGCGCGAGCCCGCCGGGCGGGTCATGGTGCAGCGGGTGACGCCGCTGGCGGTGTCCTCCAGCCTGATCCGCGCCGCCCTGGCCGCCGGCCGGTCGCCCCGCTTCCTGTTGCCCCAGGCTGTGCTCGAGCATATCCAGGCGCACGGGCTCTACCGTTCCTGA
- the holA gene encoding DNA polymerase III subunit delta, which translates to MKAERAEALVAHLAREPLAPCYLVAGQEELLVLEAADAVRQAARRQGFDERRVLEAGESGFDWAALAMAGQQGSLFGGGRTLIDLRLPSGKAGREGSEALAAWAQAPTPDSVLLVTCLAWSREHERAAWVGALATAGWQLVLWPLRRHELPAWIAERARRLGLALAADAIDLLALRTEGNLLACAQELDKLVLAGETGPLGADRLAALLAEQSRLDVFALTDAVLAGEPGRALRILRALRAEGEAPAALVPWLGSQIEVLARAAEASAGGQPEAAALRAEKVWQSRIDLYARALRRIGQAGLVRALSGFAEAERQAKGQGPGLPWLTLERLIVRLAVGGRRVRA; encoded by the coding sequence GTGAAGGCGGAACGCGCCGAGGCGCTGGTCGCGCACCTGGCGCGCGAACCGCTGGCGCCGTGTTATCTGGTCGCCGGCCAGGAGGAATTGCTGGTGCTGGAGGCCGCCGACGCCGTGCGCCAGGCGGCGCGCCGCCAGGGCTTCGACGAGCGCCGTGTCCTCGAGGCCGGCGAGAGCGGCTTCGACTGGGCTGCGCTGGCCATGGCCGGCCAGCAGGGCTCGCTGTTCGGTGGCGGCCGCACCCTGATCGACCTGCGCCTGCCGTCCGGCAAGGCCGGGCGCGAGGGCAGCGAGGCACTGGCGGCCTGGGCCCAGGCGCCGACGCCGGACAGTGTGCTGCTGGTCACCTGCCTTGCCTGGAGCCGCGAGCACGAACGCGCCGCCTGGGTCGGGGCTCTGGCCACGGCAGGCTGGCAGCTGGTGCTTTGGCCGCTTCGCCGCCACGAGCTGCCCGCCTGGATAGCCGAACGCGCCCGGCGCCTTGGGCTGGCCCTGGCTGCCGACGCCATCGACCTGCTGGCCCTGCGCACCGAGGGCAACCTGCTGGCCTGCGCCCAAGAGCTGGACAAGCTGGTGCTGGCCGGCGAGACCGGGCCGCTGGGAGCCGATCGCCTGGCGGCCCTGCTCGCCGAACAGTCGCGCCTGGATGTCTTCGCCCTGACCGATGCCGTGCTGGCCGGCGAGCCCGGCCGCGCCCTGCGCATCCTGCGCGCCTTGCGCGCCGAGGGCGAGGCGCCGGCGGCGCTGGTTCCCTGGCTTGGCAGCCAGATCGAGGTGCTCGCGCGCGCCGCGGAGGCCAGCGCTGGCGGTCAGCCGGAAGCCGCAGCGCTGCGCGCCGAGAAGGTCTGGCAGAGCCGCATCGACCTGTACGCGCGCGCCTTGCGCCGCATCGGCCAGGCCGGCCTGGTGCGCGCCCTGTCCGGGTTCGCCGAGGCCGAGCGCCAGGCCAAGGGCCAGGGCCCTGGCCTGCCCTGGCTGACCCTGGAACGCCTGATCGTGCGTCTCGCCGTCGGCGGCCGGCGGGTGCGCGCATGA
- the leuS gene encoding leucine--tRNA ligase, with amino-acid sequence MQEHYDPRAVEAAAQDYWTRTRAFEVTEQPGRPTFYCLSMLPYPSGALHMGHVRNYTIGDVISRYQRMQGRNVLQPMGWDAFGLPAENAAIKNKTAPAKWTYANIEHMRGQLQALGYAIDWSREFATCRPDYYVHEQRMFVRLFRKGLVYRKNAQVNWDPVDQTVLANEQVIDGRGWRSGALVEKREIPQWFLKITAYAQELLDGLDTLDGWPEPVKTMQRNWIGRSEGLEIAFQVEALAEPLRVFTTRPDTLMGATYLAVAAEHPVAQWAAAGNPALADFIAQCRKGGVSEAELETQEKLGMATGLHALHPVSGERLPIWVANFVLMGYGTGAVMAVPGHDQRDFEFAHKYGLPVRQVIAVEGETWDVDAWQDWYADKSHPGLRVVDSGAIDGLGHREAFDGIAGILGDKAVRKVNFRLRDWGVSRQRYWGCPIPMVLCPSCGDVPVPEDQLPVVLPEDVADAFAAGTVISPIKADPAWRRTTCPSCGGPAERETDTFDTFMESSWYYARYTSPGATDIVDARADHWLPVDQYIGGIEHAIMHLLYFRFFHKLLRDTGFVGSDEPARNLLCQGMVVAETFYREAPDGARTWFNPAEVETVRDERGRIIGAALVADGTPVQVGGIEKMSKSKNNGVDPQSMVDKYGADTVRLFSMFAAPAEQSLEWNEAGVEGMARFLRRLWTQVQRHVAGGPAAPLDAATLDADQRALRRKLHETIAKVGDDLGRRMAFNTAIAAVMELMNALARAEDDTAQGRALMQEAWEAVVRLLDPIAPHICHALWQALGHPETLVEDLPFPVADPAALVRDSLVLAVQVNGKLRGTIEVPADADRDAVGQAALADPAVQRFLDGATPRKLIVVPGRIVNIVV; translated from the coding sequence ATGCAGGAACACTACGACCCCCGCGCCGTCGAGGCCGCCGCCCAGGACTACTGGACCCGGACCCGCGCCTTCGAGGTGACCGAGCAGCCGGGACGCCCGACCTTCTACTGCCTGTCGATGCTGCCGTACCCCTCCGGTGCCCTGCACATGGGCCACGTGCGCAACTACACGATCGGCGACGTGATCAGCCGCTACCAGCGCATGCAGGGCCGCAACGTGCTGCAGCCGATGGGCTGGGACGCCTTCGGCCTGCCCGCCGAGAACGCGGCGATCAAGAACAAGACGGCGCCGGCCAAGTGGACCTACGCCAACATCGAGCACATGCGCGGCCAGCTGCAGGCGCTGGGCTATGCGATCGACTGGTCGCGCGAGTTCGCCACCTGCCGGCCGGACTACTACGTGCACGAGCAGCGCATGTTCGTGCGGCTGTTCCGCAAGGGCCTGGTGTACCGGAAGAACGCGCAGGTCAACTGGGACCCGGTCGACCAGACCGTGCTCGCCAACGAGCAGGTGATCGACGGCCGCGGCTGGCGCTCCGGCGCCCTGGTCGAGAAGCGCGAGATCCCGCAGTGGTTCCTGAAGATCACCGCCTACGCCCAGGAACTGCTCGACGGCCTGGACACGCTGGACGGCTGGCCGGAGCCGGTCAAGACCATGCAGCGCAACTGGATCGGGCGCAGCGAGGGCCTGGAGATCGCCTTCCAGGTCGAGGCGCTGGCCGAACCGCTGCGCGTGTTCACCACCCGGCCCGACACCCTGATGGGCGCCACCTATCTGGCGGTCGCTGCCGAACACCCGGTCGCCCAGTGGGCGGCGGCCGGCAACCCGGCACTGGCCGACTTCATCGCCCAGTGCCGCAAGGGCGGCGTCTCAGAGGCCGAGCTGGAGACCCAGGAGAAGCTGGGCATGGCCACCGGCCTGCATGCCCTGCACCCGGTGTCCGGCGAGCGCCTGCCGATCTGGGTCGCCAACTTCGTGCTGATGGGTTACGGCACGGGCGCGGTGATGGCGGTGCCGGGCCACGACCAGCGCGACTTCGAGTTCGCCCACAAGTACGGCCTGCCGGTGCGCCAGGTGATCGCCGTCGAGGGCGAGACCTGGGATGTCGACGCCTGGCAGGACTGGTATGCGGACAAGAGCCACCCGGGCCTGCGCGTGGTCGACTCCGGCGCCATCGACGGCCTGGGCCATCGCGAGGCCTTCGACGGCATTGCCGGCATCCTCGGCGACAAGGCGGTTCGCAAGGTCAACTTCCGGCTGCGCGACTGGGGCGTCAGCCGGCAGCGCTACTGGGGCTGCCCGATCCCGATGGTGCTGTGCCCGTCCTGCGGCGACGTGCCGGTACCAGAGGACCAGTTGCCGGTGGTGCTGCCCGAGGACGTCGCCGACGCCTTCGCGGCCGGCACGGTGATCTCGCCGATCAAGGCCGACCCGGCGTGGCGGCGCACCACCTGCCCGTCCTGCGGCGGTCCCGCGGAGCGCGAGACCGACACCTTCGACACCTTCATGGAGTCGAGCTGGTACTACGCCCGCTACACCAGCCCCGGCGCCACCGACATCGTCGACGCCCGCGCCGACCACTGGCTGCCGGTCGACCAGTACATCGGCGGCATCGAGCACGCCATCATGCACCTGCTGTACTTCCGGTTCTTCCACAAGCTGCTGCGCGACACCGGCTTCGTTGGCAGCGACGAGCCGGCACGCAACCTGCTGTGCCAGGGCATGGTGGTCGCCGAGACCTTCTACCGCGAGGCGCCCGACGGCGCGCGCACTTGGTTCAATCCGGCCGAGGTCGAGACGGTGCGCGACGAGCGCGGCCGGATCATCGGCGCGGCGCTGGTCGCCGACGGCACGCCGGTCCAGGTCGGCGGCATCGAGAAGATGTCGAAGTCGAAGAACAACGGCGTCGACCCGCAGTCGATGGTCGACAAGTACGGCGCCGACACGGTGCGCCTGTTCTCGATGTTCGCGGCGCCCGCCGAACAGAGCCTGGAGTGGAACGAGGCGGGTGTCGAGGGCATGGCGCGCTTCCTGCGCCGGCTGTGGACCCAGGTGCAGCGCCATGTCGCCGGTGGCCCGGCCGCGCCGCTGGATGCGGCGACGCTGGACGCCGACCAGCGCGCGCTGCGCCGCAAGCTGCACGAGACCATCGCCAAGGTCGGCGACGACCTGGGCCGGCGGATGGCCTTCAACACCGCGATCGCCGCGGTGATGGAGCTGATGAACGCGCTGGCCCGCGCCGAGGACGACACTGCCCAGGGCCGCGCCCTGATGCAGGAGGCCTGGGAGGCGGTGGTGCGCCTGCTCGACCCGATCGCCCCGCACATCTGCCATGCGCTGTGGCAGGCGCTCGGCCACCCGGAGACCCTGGTCGAGGACTTGCCGTTCCCGGTCGCCGACCCCGCCGCCCTGGTGCGCGACAGCCTGGTGCTGGCGGTGCAGGTCAACGGCAAGCTGCGCGGCACCATCGAGGTGCCGGCCGACGCCGACCGCGACGCGGTCGGCCAGGCGGCCCTGGCCGACCCTGCGGTGCAGCGCTTCCTGGACGGCGCCACGCCGCGCAAGCTGATCGTGGTGCCCGGGCGGATCGTCAACATCGTGGTCTGA
- a CDS encoding amidohydrolase family protein encodes MHRSLLFTALLAPALTAAAPGDLLVHCGRVFDAESARLLDARYLLVRDGRIAAIDRAAPADAGDVTRIDLSAATCLPGLIDMHVHLGSQTSPAAYAEGFRMNPEDYAYRSVGYAEKTLMAGFTTVRDLGGAQVQGLRNAIDQGLVRGPRIMAAGKSIATTGGHADPRNGISRELVQALGYPGPEDGVVAGEVEARRAVRQRYKEGSDVIKITATGGVLSFARSGDNPQFMEDEIRAIVQTARDYGYKVAAHAHGAEGMRRAVAAGVDSIEHGTWMDDEVMSLMRERGTWYVPTISAGVFVGEMAREPGYYPEIVRPKALAVGPQIQRTFARAYRAGVRIAFGTDAGVFHHGDNGREFELMVEAGMPPAQALQSATRNAAELLGRWDELGSLEAGKLADLVAVAGDPVAEIGLMRRVGFVMKDGVVHKDELTADR; translated from the coding sequence GTGCATCGTTCCCTGCTGTTCACCGCCCTGCTTGCCCCGGCCCTCACGGCTGCCGCCCCCGGCGACCTGCTGGTCCACTGCGGCCGGGTGTTCGATGCCGAAAGCGCCCGGCTGCTCGACGCCCGCTACCTGCTGGTGCGCGACGGCCGGATCGCCGCGATCGACCGCGCCGCCCCAGCCGATGCCGGCGACGTCACCCGCATCGACCTCTCCGCAGCGACCTGCCTGCCCGGCCTGATCGACATGCACGTGCACCTGGGCAGCCAGACCAGCCCGGCCGCCTATGCCGAGGGCTTCCGGATGAATCCCGAGGACTATGCCTACCGCTCGGTGGGCTATGCCGAGAAGACCCTGATGGCCGGCTTCACCACGGTCCGCGACCTCGGCGGCGCCCAGGTCCAGGGCCTGCGCAACGCCATCGACCAGGGCCTGGTGCGCGGCCCGCGGATCATGGCCGCCGGCAAGTCGATCGCCACCACCGGCGGCCATGCCGACCCGCGCAACGGCATCAGCCGCGAGCTGGTCCAGGCGCTGGGTTACCCCGGCCCCGAGGACGGCGTGGTGGCCGGCGAGGTCGAGGCGCGGCGCGCCGTTCGGCAGCGCTACAAGGAAGGCTCGGACGTCATCAAGATCACCGCCACCGGCGGCGTGCTCAGCTTCGCGCGCAGCGGCGACAACCCGCAGTTCATGGAGGACGAGATCCGCGCCATCGTGCAGACCGCCCGCGACTACGGCTACAAGGTGGCCGCCCACGCGCACGGCGCCGAGGGCATGCGCCGGGCGGTCGCCGCCGGCGTCGATTCGATCGAGCACGGCACCTGGATGGACGACGAGGTGATGTCCCTGATGCGCGAGCGCGGCACCTGGTACGTGCCGACCATCAGCGCCGGCGTGTTCGTCGGCGAGATGGCGCGCGAGCCCGGCTACTACCCGGAGATCGTCCGGCCCAAGGCGCTGGCGGTCGGCCCGCAGATCCAGCGCACCTTCGCCCGCGCCTACCGGGCCGGCGTGCGGATCGCCTTCGGCACCGATGCCGGCGTCTTCCACCATGGCGACAACGGCCGCGAGTTCGAACTGATGGTCGAGGCCGGCATGCCGCCGGCCCAGGCCCTGCAGTCGGCGACCCGCAACGCCGCCGAGCTGCTCGGCCGCTGGGACGAACTGGGCAGCCTTGAGGCCGGCAAGCTGGCCGACCTGGTGGCCGTGGCCGGCGATCCGGTCGCCGAGATCGGTCTGATGCGCCGCGTCGGCTTCGTGATGAAGGACGGCGTGGTGCACAAGGACGAGCTGACCGCCGACCGATGA
- a CDS encoding DUF4442 domain-containing protein, with protein MNLWPPFAFAGIRVLELDEAFRSARVVLRRRWWNGNYVGVHFGGSLFAMTDPFWMMLAMHRLGPAYVVWDKAAEIEFVKPGRRDVYARFELDDATVEAMRAEAANGQRQLRWFRTEVVDADGQVVARVRKQLHVRLKPEDS; from the coding sequence ATGAACCTGTGGCCGCCGTTCGCCTTCGCCGGCATCCGCGTGCTGGAACTGGACGAGGCTTTCCGCAGCGCCCGGGTCGTGCTGCGCCGGCGCTGGTGGAACGGCAACTACGTGGGCGTGCACTTCGGCGGCAGCCTGTTTGCGATGACCGACCCGTTCTGGATGATGCTGGCCATGCACCGCCTGGGCCCGGCCTACGTGGTCTGGGACAAGGCCGCCGAGATCGAGTTCGTGAAGCCCGGCCGCCGCGACGTGTACGCCCGCTTCGAGCTGGACGACGCCACCGTCGAGGCGATGCGCGCCGAGGCCGCCAACGGCCAGCGCCAACTGCGCTGGTTCCGGACCGAGGTGGTCGACGCCGATGGCCAGGTAGTGGCGCGGGTGCGCAAGCAACTGCATGTGCGCCTCAAGCCGGAGGATTCCTGA
- a CDS encoding S8/S53 family peptidase, which produces MPPPPRFVDAILEATTEVDGLPFSHPKFTDPALREAGLARALADLAEFDENQVRVMATYPLAGAARLRVSPAFLASFRPTPTIKSILAIPPATQLLGHAVGVANFAPLHSQGLTGGGIKVAVIDAAVNAGASLVEEHCWCTHPIFGVGCCSNGQHQQSGPGAAQSNGGVAGDAAHGALVAAVLGANTAGAAPSVGIVGIATDTTAGVADALYYLSSRPDIPIINLSFEYGGNFPGSCDAASVQGPAIRPLVNLLYQQGKSVVAAAGNNNRLESQGMPAMGFPACLSSTIAVTGHWGCFFDGKNKNCDDPIASLSTLWRSTPSFGADASSMTDLAATAAPITGLAAQALAGTSYSAPLAAGCAALLKQGFPGATVEQIRSALSTSSISVTRPGHAAYPRLNCGQAHAWLALQQGTRINQHGITGNYYNPSTPGQGLQLEVFPDSNGPGQGYVMGGWFTFDTVAGGVDRQRWFTVEGVTASASASSVDVTILTRYNGSFAQGPEPSALIMGTGTLSFDNCNEAALAFDLQPPYGSGQIPLVPLLPNISCTPQGGGGGHNDYRFSGNWYTPAFGGQGLMLEVNPTEAFVFGLWFTFRPAGQPGSGPASQRWLSLQRPYSPGTRSIQSIPVGETLTSGAFNASTPIPGLSQVGTANLEFHSCSSATLDYSLTSGTFAGQSGSLPLTRLGPVPAGCVY; this is translated from the coding sequence ATGCCCCCCCCCCCGCGCTTCGTTGACGCGATCCTCGAGGCGACTACCGAGGTAGACGGCCTGCCCTTTTCGCATCCGAAGTTCACCGATCCGGCCCTTCGTGAGGCGGGCCTCGCCCGGGCTCTTGCCGACCTGGCCGAGTTCGACGAGAACCAGGTTCGCGTGATGGCAACCTATCCGCTGGCCGGGGCAGCGCGACTTCGCGTTTCACCGGCGTTCCTGGCGTCCTTCCGCCCCACGCCCACCATCAAGTCGATCCTGGCCATCCCGCCGGCTACGCAGCTGCTGGGGCATGCGGTTGGCGTGGCCAATTTCGCCCCCTTGCACAGCCAGGGACTCACCGGCGGCGGCATCAAGGTCGCGGTCATCGATGCCGCTGTGAACGCCGGTGCCAGCCTGGTCGAGGAGCACTGCTGGTGTACCCATCCGATTTTCGGCGTCGGTTGCTGCAGCAATGGGCAGCACCAGCAGTCCGGTCCCGGGGCCGCACAGTCCAATGGCGGGGTGGCGGGTGACGCAGCGCACGGTGCGCTCGTGGCCGCGGTGCTGGGTGCCAACACCGCTGGCGCGGCACCCTCGGTTGGAATCGTCGGGATAGCGACTGATACCACCGCAGGAGTTGCCGATGCCCTCTATTACCTGTCCAGCCGCCCCGACATCCCCATAATCAACCTGTCGTTTGAGTACGGAGGCAATTTCCCAGGAAGCTGTGATGCCGCCAGCGTCCAAGGGCCGGCAATCCGCCCCCTGGTGAACCTGCTCTACCAGCAAGGCAAGTCCGTTGTTGCGGCTGCAGGGAACAACAACCGACTCGAATCGCAGGGCATGCCGGCGATGGGCTTTCCTGCCTGCCTGAGCTCGACCATCGCCGTGACCGGCCACTGGGGCTGCTTTTTCGACGGCAAGAACAAGAACTGCGATGATCCGATCGCATCTCTCAGCACACTCTGGCGTAGCACTCCAAGCTTTGGAGCCGACGCAAGCTCGATGACCGATCTGGCAGCCACGGCCGCGCCCATTACTGGCCTCGCGGCCCAGGCCCTCGCCGGAACGTCCTACAGCGCGCCGCTCGCGGCAGGCTGTGCCGCCCTGCTCAAGCAAGGCTTTCCCGGCGCAACGGTGGAGCAGATCCGCTCCGCCCTGTCGACCTCGTCCATCAGCGTGACCCGTCCTGGACACGCCGCGTATCCGCGCCTGAACTGCGGCCAGGCCCATGCCTGGCTGGCGCTGCAGCAGGGCACACGGATCAACCAGCACGGCATCACCGGCAATTACTACAACCCGTCAACGCCCGGCCAGGGCCTGCAACTTGAAGTCTTCCCGGACAGCAATGGGCCGGGTCAGGGTTACGTCATGGGCGGCTGGTTCACCTTCGACACGGTGGCGGGCGGCGTCGACCGGCAACGCTGGTTCACCGTCGAAGGCGTGACGGCAAGCGCTTCGGCCAGTTCGGTCGACGTGACGATCCTGACCCGGTACAACGGCAGCTTCGCGCAAGGTCCGGAACCGTCCGCCCTCATCATGGGCACGGGCACTCTGAGTTTCGACAACTGCAACGAAGCCGCTCTGGCCTTCGACCTGCAGCCACCCTACGGCTCCGGCCAGATCCCCCTGGTGCCCCTGCTGCCGAACATTTCCTGCACGCCCCAGGGCGGTGGCGGCGGCCACAACGACTACCGGTTCTCCGGCAACTGGTATACCCCGGCCTTCGGTGGGCAGGGCCTGATGCTGGAGGTCAACCCCACCGAAGCATTCGTGTTCGGCCTGTGGTTCACCTTTCGCCCGGCTGGGCAGCCGGGCTCCGGGCCCGCATCCCAGCGCTGGCTGTCATTGCAGAGGCCCTACAGCCCCGGCACCCGCAGCATCCAGTCCATCCCAGTCGGCGAGACCCTGACCAGCGGCGCGTTCAATGCCTCGACGCCGATACCAGGACTCTCCCAGGTGGGCACGGCCAACCTTGAATTTCACAGCTGTTCGAGCGCCACGCTCGACTACTCGCTGACTTCCGGCACCTTCGCGGGCCAGTCCGGCTCGCTTCCCTTGACACGGCTGGGCCCTGTGCCTGCCGGCTGCGTTTACTGA
- a CDS encoding DUF2062 domain-containing protein: protein MNHELERHRLEQLSRKRRIRRLLRPLPRRANIRRYPIIKWFQDAARKAPFLWSFKRAYVLRALYVGSILAFLPLYGFQFLLAFALALAFRANLTLTVALQFITNPFTILPIFGFTLWLGVTLMDAVGIGGHLGPAFKAANALFVGGFVTGLGIAVLLDIGYRILHWEAQRFSAQGRRLRELLHLPARHPEPDPAPSATPAEAGSDPTAQP from the coding sequence ATGAACCACGAACTCGAACGCCACCGCCTGGAACAGCTCAGCCGCAAGCGCCGCATCCGCCGGCTGCTGCGGCCGTTGCCGCGGCGCGCCAACATCCGCCGCTACCCGATCATCAAGTGGTTCCAGGATGCCGCCCGCAAGGCGCCGTTCCTGTGGTCGTTCAAGCGTGCATACGTGCTGCGCGCGCTCTACGTGGGCTCGATCCTGGCCTTTCTTCCGCTCTATGGCTTCCAGTTCCTGCTGGCCTTCGCTCTGGCCCTGGCGTTCCGGGCCAACCTCACCCTGACCGTCGCCCTGCAGTTCATCACCAACCCGTTCACCATCCTGCCGATCTTCGGATTCACCCTCTGGCTGGGCGTCACCCTGATGGACGCGGTCGGCATCGGCGGGCACCTGGGCCCGGCCTTCAAGGCCGCCAACGCGCTGTTCGTGGGCGGCTTCGTCACCGGACTGGGCATCGCCGTGCTGCTCGACATCGGCTACCGCATCCTGCACTGGGAAGCGCAACGCTTCTCCGCCCAGGGCCGCCGACTGCGCGAGCTGCTGCACCTTCCGGCCAGGCACCCCGAACCCGATCCGGCGCCGTCGGCGACGCCGGCAGAAGCCGGCAGCGATCCGACTGCCCAGCCCTGA
- the trxA gene encoding thioredoxin: MSQALAVTTADFETEVIAASMQVPVLVDFWAPWCAPCCSLGPVLDKLAGELAGRLKVVKVNTDEEMQLASLFGIRSLPTVVLIKDGQPVDGFMGAQPEGTIRQWLAPHLPEAGDAPDAEADEPAASPPAAAVDPAQRLAQARHALAEAPDDGERRLDLVDALLAAGELDEAVSRLDDLPADLATGDRARRARALLDFHYQAARAPSVPELDARLQADADDHEARHLLGVRLLLDGDAPAALDAFLELMRRDRKYGDDLGRKALVQAFAVVDDAELVGQVRRRMSSLLF; this comes from the coding sequence ATGTCCCAGGCCCTTGCCGTCACCACCGCCGACTTCGAGACCGAAGTCATCGCCGCATCGATGCAGGTGCCCGTGCTGGTCGACTTCTGGGCGCCCTGGTGCGCGCCCTGCTGCTCGCTGGGTCCGGTGCTGGACAAGCTGGCCGGCGAGCTGGCCGGACGGCTCAAGGTGGTCAAGGTCAACACCGACGAGGAGATGCAGCTCGCCTCGCTGTTCGGCATCCGCAGCCTGCCCACGGTGGTGCTGATCAAGGACGGCCAGCCGGTCGACGGCTTCATGGGCGCGCAGCCCGAAGGCACGATCCGTCAGTGGCTGGCGCCGCACCTGCCCGAGGCCGGGGACGCACCGGACGCCGAGGCCGACGAGCCGGCCGCCTCGCCCCCGGCTGCCGCCGTCGATCCGGCCCAGCGCCTGGCCCAGGCCCGCCATGCCCTGGCAGAGGCGCCGGACGACGGCGAGCGGCGCCTGGACCTGGTCGATGCCCTGCTGGCCGCCGGCGAACTGGACGAGGCGGTGTCGCGGCTGGACGACCTGCCGGCCGACCTCGCCACCGGCGACCGCGCCCGGCGTGCCCGCGCCCTGCTCGATTTCCACTACCAGGCCGCCCGCGCGCCCTCCGTTCCCGAACTGGACGCGCGTCTGCAGGCCGATGCCGACGACCACGAGGCGCGCCATCTGCTGGGCGTGCGCCTGCTGCTGGACGGCGATGCCCCGGCCGCCCTGGACGCCTTCCTGGAACTGATGCGCCGCGACCGCAAGTACGGCGACGACCTGGGCCGCAAGGCGCTGGTGCAGGCCTTCGCGGTGGTCGACGACGCCGAACTGGTCGGCCAGGTGCGGCGCCGGATGTCCTCGCTGCTGTTCTGA